One part of the Arabidopsis thaliana chromosome 1 sequence genome encodes these proteins:
- the AUF2 gene encoding F-box family protein (F-box family protein; CONTAINS InterPro DOMAIN/s: F-box domain, cyclin-like (InterPro:IPR001810); BEST Arabidopsis thaliana protein match is: F-box family protein (TAIR:AT1G78100.1); Has 155 Blast hits to 154 proteins in 12 species: Archae - 0; Bacteria - 0; Metazoa - 0; Fungi - 0; Plants - 155; Viruses - 0; Other Eukaryotes - 0 (source: NCBI BLink).), whose product MDVFDGLPDPIIVDILNKVGDVKTLLRCSSLSKRFNSLVPQSESLTLRLDHSVSDSPVVTSIFRSLFNGLVSLLSKPAKPITITTLSPSLPFKILSRFDRIRNLDVELPGGDVKLEKGAAVKWKAEFGKTLKSCVIVAFRSAGTVSSPVAVEGESDAEFVTGLKTRVVWTISALMAASSRHYLMREVVKEHEEIESLVMRDKEREGTVVMNEEGLKELRNTEARVEDEERVVKNKRSVVPSVRMSMRHAPSLKLKSGICLESATLVIVRPSGADFEVGDDAELATEAFVGDCMYGEAVVALLKCKKNALEMNSF is encoded by the coding sequence ATGGACGTTTTTGATGGACTTCCTGACCCGATCATCGTCGACATCTTGAACAAAGTCGGTGACGTCAAAACCTTACTTCGATGCAGCTCTCTTTCAAAAAGATTTAACTCGCTTGTCCCTCAGTCTGAGTCACTCACCCTCCGACTCGACCACTCAGTATCCGATTCACCCGTCGTCACAAGCATTTTCCGATCTTTATTCAACGGTCTAGTTTCTCTTTTATCCAAACCGGCTAAACCAATCACAATAACCACCCTCTCTCCGAGTCTCCCCTTCAAGATTCTCTCCCGGTTCGACCGGATTCGAAATCTGGACGTAGAGCTTCCCGGCGGCGATGTAAAGCTCGAGAAAGGTGCAGCCGTTAAGTGGAAAGCTGAGTTTGGGAAAACACTCAAAAGCTGCGTCATCGTCGCGTTCCGTTCCGCCGGTACCGTGTCTTCTCCCGTCGCCGTAGAAGGTGAGTCAGACGCCGAGTTCGTGACTGGACTGAAGACGCGCGTGGTGTGGACTATAAGCGCGTTGATGGCTGCTTCGTCTCGTCATTACTTGATGAGAGAAGTCGTGAAGGAGCATGAGGAGATAGAAAGTTTAGTTATGCgtgacaaagaaagagaagggaCGGTGGTGATGAACGAGGAAGGGCTTAAAGAGTTAAGAAATACGGAGGCGCGTGTGGAAGACGAGGAGCGCGTGGTAAAAAATAAGAGGAGTGTTGTCCCGAGCGTGAGGATGAGTATGAGACACGCGCCGTCTCTTAAACTTAAGAGTGGTATCTGTTTAGAATCTGCTACGCTTGTGATTGTTCGACCGAGCGGAGCGGATTTTGAAGTTGGAGATGATGCTGAGTTGGCGACGGAGGCTTTCGTCGGAGATTGTATGTACGGTGAAGCGGTCGTCGCTTTGTTAAAGTGCAAGAAGAACGCTTTAGAGATGAATtcgttttaa
- a CDS encoding nucleolar GTP-binding protein (unknown protein; LOCATED IN: chloroplast; BEST Arabidopsis thaliana protein match is: unknown protein (TAIR:AT1G78110.1); Has 2358 Blast hits to 1759 proteins in 159 species: Archae - 2; Bacteria - 36; Metazoa - 1046; Fungi - 203; Plants - 157; Viruses - 72; Other Eukaryotes - 842 (source: NCBI BLink).), with the protein MIKGGGGKSSGYSADLMVCFPSRAHLSLPSKSISSPSSSFNRRQNAPHHRRSISKLSSSGGGVRQNRGGGREVVEEPTSPKVTCAGQIKVRSSKRDGGGKNWQSLMAEIEKIHRSKSESKFFGIKRDVMGFLTCLRDFDFRCFGAFPPVDIISDDEEEDEEEEEEDEEEDEDESSGTVFSKWLMVLHEKQNNEECVDGKENVFSDVETAVPPPNALLLMRCRSAPVKNWSEEKKEETEEGDNRVKQSGEEEEEEKDRVGNKKDLRSLMEEEKKMNLVVMNYDTNYYKLSNDIAKETWVVGGIQDPLFRSRSWKK; encoded by the coding sequence atgatcaaaggaggaggaggaaagtCTTCTGGTTACTCAGCAGATTTGATGGTTTGTTTCCCATCAAGAGCACATTTGTCTTTACCTTCTAAATCCATTTCTagcccttcttcttcctttaacCGCCGTCAAAATGCTCCTCACCACCGTCGTAGCATCAGTAAGCTCTCTAGCAGCGGCGGTGGAGTACGTCAGAATCGCGGTGGCGGAAGGGAGGTAGTTGAAGAACCTACGTCGCCGAAAGTCACGTGTGCTGGTCAGATCAAAGTGCGGTCAAGTAAACGCGATGGTGGAGGCAAGAATTGGCAGTCTTTGATGGCGGAGATAGAGAAGATACATAGAAGCAAGTCGGAGAGTAAGTTCTTTGGGATTAAGAGAGATGTCATGGGATTTTTGACTTGCCTCCGCGACTTCGATTTTCGATGTTTTGGTGCGTTTCCTCCGGTTGATATAAtctctgatgatgaagaagaagacgaggaagaggaagaggaggatgaagaagaagatgaagatgaaagtTCAGGGACAGTTTTCTCTAAATGGCTTATGGTTTTACACgaaaagcaaaacaatgaAGAGTGTGTCGACGGAAAGGAAAACGTTTTTTCGGATGTAGAAACTGCGGTCCCGCCGCCGAACGCGTTGTTGCTGATGCGGTGTAGATCTGCACCGGTTAAGAATTGgtcagaggagaagaaagaagaaacagaggaaggtGATAACAGAGTAAAACAGagcggagaagaagaagaagaagagaaggacaGAGTGGGAAATAAGAAGGATCTGAGATCATtaatggaggaagagaagaagatgaatttggTAGTGATGAATTACGACACAAACTATTACAAACTCTCTAATGATATCGCAAAGGAAACTTGGGTTGTCGGTGGTATTCAAGATCCTCTGTTTCGTAGTCGAAGCTGGAAGAAGTGA